The following proteins come from a genomic window of Iamia sp. SCSIO 61187:
- a CDS encoding PIG-L family deacetylase has protein sequence MATLVCFHAHPDDEAIATGGTMRMAADAGHRVVLVVATRGERGEIMPGVLEDGEQLALRRTAEVHRAAVELGVARVEFLGYVDSGMMGEPTNDEAWTFWQADVESAARRLAAILEEEAADALTIYDDNGGYGHPDHIQVHRVGVRAAEIAGVERVLENSINRTALKRMSAARAGGEVGFELPEGVELPDLDEATFGVEEDVLTHVADVTSVASAKRAALLHHRSQVADDHFFLAIPEEMFGAAFGQEWYIGHGPVDDEGSPLRGIVAPFAPVG, from the coding sequence ATGGCGACGCTGGTCTGCTTCCACGCCCATCCCGACGACGAGGCCATCGCCACCGGGGGCACCATGCGCATGGCGGCCGACGCCGGCCACCGCGTCGTCCTGGTCGTCGCCACCCGTGGCGAGCGGGGCGAGATCATGCCCGGCGTCCTCGAGGACGGCGAGCAGCTCGCCCTCCGGCGCACGGCCGAGGTCCACCGGGCCGCCGTCGAGCTCGGCGTCGCCCGGGTCGAGTTCCTCGGCTACGTCGACTCCGGGATGATGGGCGAGCCCACCAACGACGAGGCGTGGACCTTCTGGCAGGCCGACGTCGAGTCCGCCGCCCGGCGCCTCGCCGCCATCCTCGAGGAGGAGGCGGCCGATGCCCTCACGATCTACGACGACAACGGCGGCTACGGCCACCCCGACCACATCCAGGTCCACCGGGTCGGCGTGCGGGCGGCCGAGATCGCCGGCGTCGAGCGGGTGCTGGAGAACAGCATCAACCGCACCGCGCTCAAGCGGATGAGCGCCGCCCGCGCCGGCGGCGAGGTCGGGTTCGAGCTGCCCGAGGGGGTCGAGCTGCCCGACCTGGACGAGGCCACCTTCGGCGTCGAGGAGGACGTCCTCACCCACGTCGCCGACGTGACGTCGGTGGCGTCGGCCAAGCGGGCCGCCCTCCTCCACCACCGCAGCCAGGTCGCCGACGACCACTTCTTCCTCGCCATCCCCGAGGAGATGTTCGGCGCCGCCTTCGGCCAGGAGTGGTACATCGGCCACGGCCCCGTGGACGACGAGGGCTCACCCCTCCGGGGCATCGTGGCCCCCTTCGCACCGGTCGGCTGA